GGCTACCGCGGCTCCACGCGCCTTCTCCTGGGCTACTTATCGGAGTGCAGCTCAGCTAAGTTGGGAGTATCCCTGTGCTACGGGAACTCTGTCGCCGCTCTCCTCTGGACCGGGCTGGGCGTTGCTATCTTGTCTAAGCCCCGTGCACGTGGCCGCTCTCGGGAATGCGGCGCGCTGATGGACTGGGCGGGATTTAGAGCCGGGTCACGGGGAAGGGACTTACGGGGTATTCAGCTCCAGTGTTCTGtcttctagtttttcttttgaggGTAGTGTTTTTCACTAAAGTTATTTCTTGTTAGTGTGTTTTTTTCTGTAattaaaacagcaacaacaaaccagttgccaagtCTGTCAtgcctactcatggcgaccccatgtgtatccgagtagaacggtgctccttaggattttcaatgggtggtatttcggaagtagatttttccagacttttttttattttccttcagacttctgggtggattcgaactgccagcctttcattaGAAGCTGAGCAGgctaaccgtttgcaccaaccagggacttctATGAATAATAGTCCGATATTCGACCCTAGTGGTCCTATTTAGCCACTGTCCTTTAAAAAGTTATTGTCATTGCAACTGTGACTTCGACTTCTTTGATCAAGTCAAACTCATAAGGTATGTTGAAAGCTAGACTTGACAATATGAATTTTACTTGTACAGGTTTCTTGATTATGACATATTCAAGTTACATGGAACTGCACTTACCaacaatcttttttttgtttatcattAGTAACATGTACTACGTACAGTGTTGCAGCGTACAATTTGCTGATCCcatcatatctgtaagtttataggTAATGTTCCCAATCCCTAAAGGCAAAgaccagatttataaagatactgataataaaaggcaataataataaaaactttttaaaaaatgaggtacCAGCTAATGGCAAAGTTGTCTGAAGAGAAACTAGTAAATTTGGGACTACCAGTATTCAACAGACTTTTAATTGGCTAGGCACTGGCCTTGGGATTGCAAAGGTGACTAGAATGTAACCTCTTCATCCTTAAATTTTGGAGTTTAAAAAGAAAGTAGGAATTAACTCACTTAAGTTGATGATTTTTATATTTAAGGTTAACACAACTTGTTGGGCTTAACTCTAATTTAACCAGGAGCTTCTTAAGCTAGAGCAGGTACGGTGAGGAAGAGAATTGCCTTTGATTCGTTCATTTCTGTGTCCTTTAGAGTTTAGTTTAGTACCCTATTACACAGTAGATGATAAGTAAATGACAAATGTATGAATAAGTGGTATCAAGCACTCTGTTTGGTATGGTGACAAGCTTTAGGAAGGGGATATATGCTGAAGAATGAAAGATGGATTAAATTCTATCCCTCGTATTCTTAACTGATATTCTGAGCTCTTTTCTCATGTACACATTAAGAGGAAGAAAACATGATTTACTTTTTGTGAAGAATAAAGGACTTCTGGTAGGTTTTCAGTAAATGTTAGTGCCCTTAACTCCTccttcgttgttgttaggtactgtccagttggttctgactcacagtgaccctatgtaccacagaatgaaacagtgcccggtcctgtgccatgctcacaatccttacgcttgagcccattgttgcagccactgtgacagcccatctttttgagggtcttcgtcctttctgctgaccctgtactttacgagcatgatgtccttctccagggactgatccatcctgacaaaacgtccaaagtatgtaagatgcagtctcgccattcttgcttctaaagagcattctggttgaactttttctaagacagatttattcgttctttggcagtccgtggtatattcaatattgttcaccaacaccacatttcaaaagtgtcagttcttcattcttctgtattcattgtccagtttttgcatgcacatggttgggtcaggtacaccttagtcttcaaggtgacatctttgcttttcaacactttaaaaggtcttttggagcagatttgcaccatgcagtgcatcttttgatttcttgactgctagttccatgggcattgattgtggatccaagtaaaatgaaatccttgaccacttcaatcttttctccgtttatcatgatgttgcttattggtccagctttgaggatttttgttttctttatgttggagtgtaatccgtactgaaggctgtggtctttggtcttcttcagtaagtacttcaagtcctcttcactttcagcaagcaagattgggCGTCTTCCTCCAATtatgatgccccgttcttcttcatagagcccagcttctcgggttatttgttcagcatacagattgaataggtatggtgaaggatacaaccctgacgcacacctttcctgacttgaaaccaatcagtatctccttgttctgtccgaacagcagcctcttgatctatgtacgggttcttcatgagcacaattaagtattctggaattccctttctttgcaattttatccataatttgttttgattcacacagttgaatgcctttgcatagtcagtaaaacacaggtaaacatctttctggtattctctgctttcagccaggatccacctgacatcagcaatgatatccctggttccactttctcttctgaatccagcctgaatttccggcagttccctgttgatacactgctgcagctgcttttgaatgatcttcagcaaaattttgcatatgtgtgatattaatgatgttgttcgataatttgcacattcagttggatcgcctttcttgggagtaggcataaatatggatctcttccagtcagttggccaggaagctgtcctccacatttcttggcatagatgagtgagcacctccagtgctgcatctgtttgttgaaacatctcaattgataccccatcaattcctggagccttgcttttcaccaatgctttcagtgcagcctggacttcttccttcagtaccatcagttcctgatcatatgctacctcttgaaatggttaaacgtcaaccaatttttttttggtataatgactctgtgtattccttccatcttcttttgatgcttcttgcattgtttaatattttccccgtagaatccttcagtattgcaacttgaagcttgaatttttcttcagttcttttagcttgagaaatgctgaacgtgttttttccttttggttttctgtctccagctctttgcacatgtcgttataatactttgtcttctggagctgccctttgaaatcttctgttcagttttttaactttgtcatttcttccttttgctttagctattctactttcaagagcaagattcagagtctcttctgacatacattttggtcttttctttctttcctatctttttaatgacctcttgctttcttcacgtatgatgtccttaatgtcattccacaactcacctggtctttaggtattagtgagcaatgcatcaaatctattcttgagatggtctctaaattcaggtgggatatactcaaggttgtactttggctctcgtgggcttgtcctaattttcttcgcTTTTatcttgaacttgcgtatgaggcagttgatggtcttttccacaattggtccctggccttgttctgactgacagtattgagcttttccattgtctctttccacagaggtagtcaatttgattcctgggatagttgccatttatgttgatgaaaaaaggtatttgcagtgaagaagtcgttggtcttgcaaaattctgtcatgcgatctctggcattgtttctatcaccaaggctatattttccaattactgatcgttctttgtttccaactttccattccaatcaccagtaattatcaatgcatcctgattgcatgttcgatcaatttcagactgcagaagctggtaaaaatcttcaacttcttcatctttggccttagtggttggcgtgtaaacttgaatagtagttgtattgGCTGGTATTCCTCGTAGGCATAAGGAcattatcctaacactgacagctttgtacttcaggatcttgaaatgttctttttgacaatgaatgcaacactattcctcttcaagttgtcatttctgggaTAGTAAACCATGACTGACTGATGCAAAATGGCCAAtcccagtccatttctgctcactaatgcctaggatattggtgtttatacattccattttcatttttgtcgatttccaattttcctagattcatactttgtacattccaagttctgattgttaatgtatttttgcagctgtttcttctcatattgagttgtgccacatcagcaaatgaaggtcccaaaagcttgactctatgcACCTCATCAAgggcaactctactttgaggaggcagctcttccccagccgtcttttgagtaccttccatcCTGGGgagctcaccttctggcactgtatcagtcagtgttctgctgctattcataagattttcactggccaattttcagaagtagattgctgggtccttcttcctagtgtatcttagtctggaagctcagctgaaacctgtcctcaatgggtgaccctgctggtatctgaataccagtggcatagcttccagcatcacagcaacacccaggcccccacagcacaacaaactgacagacaggtgggggctTCATTTAAAGAGCTAAAAAGAAGTTCGATGGTGTTTATGGTAAAGTCTGTGGGGATGCAGAGCATAGAATTTACTTCTGGGATAATCAGGCCAGGAAGCATGAAGGAATTAGCCTTTGAGCAGGATCTGAAAGGAAAGAACAGGATTTTGATAGTCAAAATGGGAGGTGACGGTCCAATGGAGAGAAAAAGACCTCATCAGAGGTTTTGAAGTAGGAAATGCTGAAATCTAAAGAATAGAGCAAGATCGTATATGTGGAAGGTTGATTTTGGGAGTAGTAAGGTAAAAATGAAAATGTACTTtagaattcattttttaaagctaAGTCATTTGAACTTTATTCCGAAAGCCCCGAGAGGTAAGGATGTGCTTTGAAAAAATTATGCTGGTGCTAGTTGGCCCAGTTGGAGGGCtccctgtctggagtggagagaTTTTAAACAAGTTGTTTTATTTACTAGATTGAGGCCTGTGTGCAGACATTACAGTGGAtatttctttgagcttcttttttgtgtatttatGGTAAAACCTTTCATTTCCCTGAATTACACACatgagagaagaggcagagcagatttgcactctGGTTGTCTTGATATGTTAGAGGATGGTGCAATGCTTAAAAAGCTAAATACTttttaaactcttaaaaaaaagatttaatgtGAGATTTACCAATCATAATATTAATTCTTTTCTTTAGGGCAAGTGGAAAAATAAGGAACGGATTCTCATCTTTTCTTCCAGAGGAATAAATTTCAGAACAAGACACTTAATGCAAGATTTAAGAATGTTGATGCCTCATTCTAAAGCAGGTGCCTTTATATCGTTTACTTAAAAAACTGTGTTTATAAACTTGTGTGCATAGAGATAGATATGTATATAGTTACATGCGTATGTACGTATGTAAAtgtatatacccattgctgtcaagtcaattccaactcatagtgaccctgtaggactcattagaactgccccatagcgtctccaaggctgtaatctttatggaagcagactgccacatctttctcctgtggggtggctggtgagttcaaactgccaaccttttggttaccagccgaacacttaaccacagcaccaccagggctccttgtgtgtgtgtgtatgtatccaCTTATAATAGCACTTCATTTGCCCAGCCTTGTCAGGTAAAGAACCGTGATGCTCTTAAGTTTATCCTTTCAAGTGCCAAATTTTTTCCAATTGACATTTTGTTAGAAATTCTTTGTAACATGCATTAgacatttttttcagtttcttaaaCAAAATATCCTAATATTTTTGAAACATTTCTTGGAGGTCGAGGAATGCCTGCAAGATATTATTCTTAGAGGGAGTGAGACACATGGGATGGTTTATCCTCCTGAGTGATTTAGTGCTGTCATGGATTactttgagttttttgttgttgttgttgtttttaattaatagacttgaggtaggtttttttttcattgacGGGACTCGTTTTTTTTAGCAGTGGGGTATCTTACAGTCAAGGGAAGAAGGTTTCACCTTAACTGTGCAGCTGTTTTTGTATCTGTGTTGAGAAGTGCTATGGTATTTTAATTCTAGGTAATAACTTATATCTTTAaaccagcatttctcaaactggggTCTGTGATAATCTAAAACCACTTTTTAATCAGGCAATGATAAACCAAAATTTATATTTTCATCCAttaagattttagtttttttgagtGTTTTCTTAACATAGCCTTCAGTTTGTGAGAATTTCTCTGTTTTTAAAAGGCATTCATAGAATGCTTAAGTCTGAGAAATACTGCCTTAGGCTATAATTATTGAGGGCTATTTTTTAACCACTCAATTCTTTATACTTAACACAGGATCAAGATTTAAAGAGGTCAAGTATTTTCTGGTCTAGCCAGTTTGTAAAGAATAAAGTTTCCTTTGAACAGAAGACTGTAGAAACCTATTTTCTAGATAGGATGTGGAATTTGATTAAAATAGTTTTGAAATctctttttgtctgctttttacaGATACTAAAATGGATCGTAAAGATAAGTTGTTCGTGATTAATGAGgtaattttagaaaataattacaataaaatattttaggaaTAAAATATTTTGGGACACTGAAGATGGTTCGTATAAAAATCAAATCAGTTGTTCAGTGAGTTAAACTGCTTTGTAAAATTATTCAGACAAATTTTCTTAACTTTTAACTCTTAATAATTTATCTAAATTATTACCGTTTACATCTCAGAGTTCAATGGttcagtatatatttttatttctagattaTTTCTGTACAGTAGTTCCCCCTTATCTGCGGTTTCACCTTTCATGGTTTCAGTTAACCTGTGGTCAACCATGgtttgaaaatattaaatggaaaattCCGGAAATTAACAATTCATAAGTTTTAAATTGTGCACCATTCTCAGTAGCATGATGACTCTCACAGCATCCCCCATCATACTGCTTATGTTCAAGTTAACTGTTACATTCCttaataattgttttatttttgttgttaatttcttactgtgtctaatttataaattaagctTTATCATGGGGATGTATGTATAGGAAAAACATAATATGTGTGCTGTCCATGGTTTCAGGTATCCACTGGGGTCTTGGAACGTAACCCCCACGGATAAGGATGGGCTACTGTATTTGTCTTGTCTCAGCAAGGATAGTGAAATTTTCTGAGGATGAGGATTATGTCTAATTCTTTTATTTCTCCCGTAAAGTCTAGTACAGCGATAAACTCAtggtagttgttaggtgctgtcaagtcagttccaactcacagtgactgtgtacaacagaatgaaacactgccctgtccatAGCAGGCATTCATAAAAATGATCAGTTAACATgtaatgaagttaaaaaaaaatgcccaatAAACATTTACAGAAAACTCAGATTGTAAAAAGCATTTTGTCAGTATTAAAAATGATCCATGTGGTATTTGCTCTTaaggtattgttgttaggtgcttttgagtctGTTCCAGCTCACAGTAgtccagtgtacaacagaatgaaacactgcccagtcctgcgccatcctagcAGTcgtgctacatttgagcccattgttgcaccactgtgttgatccatctccttgagggtcttcctcttttttgctgaccctctgccaagcatgatgtccttctccagggactggtccctcctgatgacatgtccaaagtatgtaagatgaagtcccGCCTccttctaatgagcactctggctgtattttttacaagacagatttgttcgtttgttcttctgacagtcaatggtatattcagtattcttcgccagcaccgtaATTTAAAGGCGTTAgtacttctttggtcttccttattcattgtgcagttttcacatgcatatgatgtgattgtaAACATCCTGGCTTcgatcaggcataccttagtccttgaagtgacattgttgctttttaacatttttaaaggtcttttgcagcagatttacccaattacAAACTAGTAATAGgttaaattttcaaaatatttctggGATTACTAATCTCGCATTTTTAAAGCAAATTTTTCAAGTTTACaaagaaatattttaagataATTCTTTTTTTAGGTATTAgaaaggctttttaaaaattcatttagcACACAGTTTTGAACTCCTGCTCTGTGACAGTGGATAGAGGGTTCAAAAAGCAAAGCCTGTGTcatcatggagcttatattctaatgGGGGAAACGGGCCATAAAGAAGCGCTGTAATTTCAAGTGGAGGTGTGAAAAATAGAGTGGGTTTCCGGCAACCAAGGTGGGATGGGAAAGCCTTTCTCAAGGGGTGATGTTCAGCTGGATGTTTGAGCACAGACTTCAGGAAGGAGCAGTATGGTGGGAGAGCATTCTAGGTGGAGGAAACGGAGGTGCAGAGGTGGCCCAGACTTAGTGCCCTGACTAAGAGAGGTAAGAAATGAAAGCATCATACCTAAGAATTTTTTAACTTCAGGTTTAACGTCTTAAGTAGTATAGAAATTTATGAATACAataagttcgaatccaccagccgctgcttgggagccctatggggcagttctactgtgtcctgtagatggggtcactatgagtcggaattgacggcaatgggtttggttttttttttttaatcaggtggTTTTGAGGTTGCAAATGCTGCAATTACACAACAAGGCTTTGTtcccgtatttttttttttaattattttggtgAGGTATATTATAGAACATTTGCAGTTTGAaccatttttacgtgtacaattcggtgacactacttatattcaccatgttgtgaaaccatcaccacctTGTATTATTTTTGTGTTACTTTATAAGCCGTTAAGGTTTTGAGTTTTAATTTAAATCAGAAAAAAGGGTtgatttctttctgtttcttttttccaccaGTGGTGGGTAGAGCACTTTGTTTATCTTAGGCAGAACGCCTGAAAGAAAATTTTACCTAGATTTCAACCATAGTAGCCTATTATCTGTTTAAATAGTTATAGAGAAATCTAGATTATTAATTGTATTAAATTGATTTAGTTCTTATTTTTATTACGTACCTCATTTTTCTATACTTTGCTTCCCATAGGTCTGTGAAATGAAAAACTgcaataaatgtatatattttgaGGCCAAGAAAAAACAGGATCTCTATATGTGGTAAGAGAATATACCAAGTAAGATTTGAGTGGAATTTGTTTAAGTGGATTTATTGTTTGAACCTCACGTTATAGACTCTTTGAGTCTTTTATGTAAAAAAAGGAAGGGGGGATGAAACAAATTCATTTGATTTTGTAAAACTTGAAACtttcaaagaaaattaaatatgtgAATATTATAAACATGTGGTTCTTATCTGTGGTAAACTAGTCAGTATCTAATATATTCTTAATTCCGGTGTTCAAAAGTGTccttcatatttttttatttaggcTTTCAAATTCACCTCATGGGCCATCTGCTAAATTCCTTGTTCAAAATAGTAAGTTAATTCAATGttaaattttttatgagaaaatTAAGAATGATCTTTTGGAATAATTGTGCCaaagttaaaaatatttgtttttgttttctagttcATACCTTAGCTGAACTAAAGATGACTGGAAACTGTTTGAAAGGTTCTCGACCCCTTTTGTCTTTTGACCCTGTAAGTTTCTTACTCAGTGTATGAGGTCTAATTTTCTTATTCTGtatgtttggttttttagtgAATATAGTGGTATAATCTAATTTGGTAAACattaaacatatacacacacaatatcTTTAAACAAGGCACTCTGCTGTTGTCCAGTAATAACGTTtactttgttttataggcttttgATGAATTACCACATTATGCTTTGTTAAAAGAACTCTTAATTCAGGTAAATATCATTCTTAGAAAGTTTGTTTTGTTAATAAATTATAAATGAGTGCCTTCCTTTGGATTCTTTGTTAACTTAGCTGTCTAAAACATACATGGTATGTCTTAGAATAAAGAACTAATTTATAGTTTTCTTCACTAGATCTTTTGTACGCCACGGTATCATCCCAAAAGCCAGCCATTTGTGGACCATGTGTTTACTTTCACCATTTTGGATAATAGGATATGGTTTCGGAACTTTCAGGTTAGCTTTATCTAATCTTTAGTTATACTTTGAAATAAATTAGGATATGCGGGGTTTGTAGACACAGAATGCAGATAATAAATTGTCTTCTTTTAAATAGCATTGTTTTCCCCACAGAGACTTGCAGCAAAAAGTTTTCTGTTATCTCACATCTTAAGTGATCTCTACTTGCTTCTTTTCACTGCTGATCAGTTGATAGGCTTCCTAACAAGCCATTGTACATTTaagtttataaaagaaaaagaaaatagtctGAAGGTCCATGAGTTAATTGGGCTCCAGATTGTGCTAGGTGCTATAAGGATATAATGAAGCCTAAGTTTCTCTCATAAGAGGCTAGACTTCACCTATGGGACTAAGACCTAGAAAACCGTAACTACTTTAGAAAGTGTTCAGTAAGAAAGACGAGGCATACAGTGACTCATTTAGGAGAGGTAATTCTAGAAATCTTCAAGCAGGAGATTTTGGCAGGATAATGAGTCTGCAGACAGGTGGAGAGTTGGAAGGGAACGGTGAAAACAAAATTTTCTGCATATGTTGTTACACTGACTACCTGATAAAGTAATTAAACATACCGCTTTCTTAAGCTCTTGAgggctctgggtggtgcaaatagtgcccttggctgctaaccaaaaggttggaagttcaagtccacccagaggtgccccgggagaaaggcctggcagtataCTTACCCAAAATcggccatggaaaaccctgtggagcactttctattctgatacacatggggtcactcttacgtgaaattgactcaacaacaactggttggttggttagttTCTTAACCTCTTAGGGCAGACAGATCTGAACCAATAATGTTAATATTTGTAGTTCAGACGTTGCCTCTTAATTCCGTAATCAGTAGCcattcaaaaatagatttgaccaTGTATGTTTTTGTATATCTTTTAATCCTAGGTAGATTTATAAACAGAATTTAGGAGTTGATGTACATTTAAAAGGACTTCCGTAGTGTgcattaatacattttgttataggggttgccatttttaaaattctttttaaccAGGTTTTCAGGAATATATAGATTGTGAGAAGCAAGATACATTTGTTCATATTACTCCATTTTAAAAGAACATACAGGAAAAAGTGTATATTTTCCTATAACAATTACTTGTAACTGATATACATTTCAGAAAATATTGTTGATTTACCACTTGCCAGTTTCATCATTAGCTTAATTTTATTGATTATTAATTCTTTTAGACCCATTTGTAGTCAGTATACCTTTTAGGAATAGTATATCCAAACCAAAATGAAATGTTTCCTTTTTATTAAAGATTATAGAGGAAGATGCTGCTCTTGTAGAAATAGGACCTCGTTTTGTCTTAAATCTCATAAAGATTTTCCAGGGAAGTTTTGGAGgaccaactttatatgaaaatcCTCACTACCAGTCACCAAACATGGTAAGCTATTTCTTTTTCAGTGGGCTTTGGCGTACCAGAACTCTTTTTGGTCAAAATGATTGTAAAGTAACTGAAACAGACTTGAAGGGGTGGAGTTTTCCTGCATATAGTCTTGCAGAttaccgcttttttttttttaatgacacagGGTGATGGGAAATGGGGCTAAAAAGTGAGTGTCCTTGCCTTATATAAAatgcttatttttatttcaaaagcatctgactttttttctgtttctagcATCGCCGTATCATGAGATCTATCACAGCTGTGAAATACAAAGAGAAACAGCAAGTGAAAGAGGTGCAGAAACTGAGAAAGAAAGAACCAAAGACTATCCTTCCACATGATCCCACTGCAGATGTTTTTGTTATACCAGCTGAGGAAAAACCGATAGAAATAGAGTGGGTAAAACCAGAGCCAAAAGTTGACttgaaagcaagaaagaaaaggatATACAAAcggcaaagaaaaatgaaacagaagatGAACAGTGGGAGTGCAAAATGAATCAAGGGATAAGTAATTTGTTTTTCAGTTATTTTGTATTTAATATCTATCCAATTTGTAAATACTTTTATTATCCAGGACTGTCTAACTGGTGTGGCatttaaaagaaaggaagaaaaattaaatGCCAAGGATTTTTTATGGATTCACTGATGTCTCTGTGTTTCTACATAAAACATCAGAActcatttatttctatttttcttttcaaagctCATCTGGTATTAAAAATTTAGCACATTTCAAGTTTAGGCCTACTCTCTTGGAATAAAGTTGTGGTTGAACAAAGCTTCTGAAATTTAGACggatttattgagttcttattaCTTGTATAACAAAGCATTGGCCACTTCAAGAGTAGATTCTGGTTGGTAAAGTAGGGTTTGACTGGTAGAAAAGAAAGCACCTTACTGAGATTTCACACTGTAAATCACCAATTAAAGAAGCCGTGGGAAAACCAACCTCTGACCTTGTTTTCTCAGCTCAAAAAGAGTCCAGAAAACAATTTAGAGTTTTGAGAATCAAATTAGTTAATGTATGTGTTGAAAGCATTTTAtgaattataaatttattttagaaGCAATGGGTATAGATTgagaggtccctaggtggtgcaaatagttgctttcaacaaaaaaccaaaaggtggtttgaacccactcaatgACATCatcgtggtctgcttccataatgatacAACTGtggggtgccaccagggctcctttccgcaattattacagccaagaaaaccctaaggcgTCCAGTTCTccaacacatgtggttgccatgagtcggaatcaacttggcagcaagcGGTTTGGTGTTTGGGTATAGATTTATTAAGAGTGAAAGGAGTTAAAATGGGAGAGTGACCGTCAGAGGGAGCGTTAGAACATTTGAAGTTCTCATGAAAGAACTTAATTGAAACAAAAGGAGCAGTAGGCTTTTGATATTCGAGGCAGATTAGTATCAGGGAAAAACAAGATTCTGGGTGCTGGTGGCCATGGAGGTAGGTGGCTGCTGTGggatgaatatgtgtgtgtgtgtgtgtgtatgtacatatatatatataatataggtACATAAACCAAAGGaagaaactcattgctgtcaagtcaattctgactcatagtgaccctataggacagagtagaactgccccatagggtttccaaggcagtaaatctacAAAAACACACTGTCATATCCTTATTccgcagctgatgggttcaaactgccaacattttggttagcggccatgcacttaaccactgcgccaccagggctccttacatatacacacataattaACAAAATTGGAATCACGTATATGCTGTTTTGTTA
Above is a window of Loxodonta africana isolate mLoxAfr1 chromosome 2, mLoxAfr1.hap2, whole genome shotgun sequence DNA encoding:
- the BRIX1 gene encoding ribosome biogenesis protein BRX1 homolog isoform X1, producing the protein MLKARLDNMNFTCTGFLIMTYSSYMELHLPTIFFLFIISNMYYVQCCSVQFADPIISGKWKNKERILIFSSRGINFRTRHLMQDLRMLMPHSKADTKMDRKDKLFVINEVCEMKNCNKCIYFEAKKKQDLYMWLSNSPHGPSAKFLVQNIHTLAELKMTGNCLKGSRPLLSFDPAFDELPHYALLKELLIQIFCTPRYHPKSQPFVDHVFTFTILDNRIWFRNFQIIEEDAALVEIGPRFVLNLIKIFQGSFGGPTLYENPHYQSPNMHRRIMRSITAVKYKEKQQVKEVQKLRKKEPKTILPHDPTADVFVIPAEEKPIEIEWVKPEPKVDLKARKKRIYKRQRKMKQKMNSGSAK
- the BRIX1 gene encoding ribosome biogenesis protein BRX1 homolog isoform X2, with translation MAATKRKRRGDLAIQPKKPKRNKKDAGRPAKLHDTAEKAEEEDRDRIPGPVCKGKWKNKERILIFSSRGINFRTRHLMQDLRMLMPHSKADTKMDRKDKLFVINEVCEMKNCNKCIYFEAKKKQDLYMWLSNSPHGPSAKFLVQNIHTLAELKMTGNCLKGSRPLLSFDPAFDELPHYALLKELLIQIFCTPRYHPKSQPFVDHVFTFTILDNRIWFRNFQIIEEDAALVEIGPRFVLNLIKIFQGSFGGPTLYENPHYQSPNMHRRIMRSITAVKYKEKQQVKEVQKLRKKEPKTILPHDPTADVFVIPAEEKPIEIEWVKPEPKVDLKARKKRIYKRQRKMKQKMNSGSAK